The genome window GAGCATCTCtcttgtactgtgtttccccaaaaatacaaCAGGTCTTGCATTAATTTttgttcaaaaatgcattagggcttattttcaggggatgttttattttattttttcctctacaacaatctacatttattcaaatacagtcatatatcttctggttgctacacaatggtggaagacggggtttcatttaactggggtttatttttgtggtagggccCATATTGCAAGCATCTTGAaacatcatactagggcttattttcgggaaaacagggcaCTTGCTACTTGGTAAGATGCTATCACCTACCAGCACGAGGATCTGTGTGCACTAATGCATATGTTAGTcgcatccctccctccctccctgccaagCTAGGACCCTGCTACTGTATATGCTTACACAAGATGCAGCCTGATGCCATTTAGAAAGAAGTACCCTTCTGTGTTGCTGGTGGCTTTTAATGTATATCTTCCTTGCAAGTATGTTATAACTTTTGCAAATTCTTTGTCAGATGGGTCAGTCTTATTATCCCCAGAGGTACATAGTAATCACTCACAGTATCATTGTCCCCCCCTTACTCCTTTCTTGTGATGTATGCTAGACTGGGAGATGGTGACTAGATTGAAGACCTTCTAGAAATCTAGCTTTCTGGGTGAGTTAAGATTTCAGGCCAGTCCTCCCTGGTCTCTAACCATTGTTTTAGGCTGGCACCATGTACTAGAAGATATTTTGCAGTCTGAAGCAGTATAGCAAATGGTGACTTTCCTTCCTGAAGAATTTTAACAAGAATTTGCGGTCCTTTTATAACATCTAAAATCACTTGCCAAGCTGCTACCTAACTCCAGCATTTAATATCAGGTCCAGACAGACCATTCCCCAAGTCCCATAATAACGGAATGTATGGTTTCCAGACTCGGCTTGAAAACTGTGTTTGTGGACACCAGTTATCCCTAAATTGCACGTGTTTTGCATGTGGTGGTTCAGGTAGATGGGGAAATGAGGCTGAGCGACTCGCACTTCACCAGAATCTGTCTAATTGGCTGAGGAAATTGCAAATCAAGAACTTCCCAGCTGGTATCTGGAGACAGCTGGATGCTATGGTATACCAGCTCCCAGACAGCACGGCTGGGAGAGGCAGGCTGGGTAGCTAAGGAGGACAGgagcaaagagggaaggaaggcccAAAGCAATAGCCTAAGTAACTCTCATCTCACCACAACCCGaaattttctttgtttctagGACACCTCACAATGATTATTCCTGTCCGATGCTTCACCTGTGGGAAAGTTGTGGGCAACAAGTGGGAGGCGTACCTGGGCCTCTTGCAGGCTGAATACACTGAAGGGTGAGTTTACACAAGGCttctttgttgtttaaaaaaaacttagctgTGTGGTCCTTGAGAAAAAGGCATAGTTGGGTGTTGTCTTTATTAAAcaaattaggtaaaggttccccttgacatttagtccattcgtgttcagtctagggggcggtgctcatccccgtttccaagccgtagagccagcatttgtccgtagacagcttCCGTCATGCGGCCAGCACGACTGGAcgcagaacgccgttaccttcccaccgtggtggtacttatttatctatttgcatttgcatttcatactgctaggttggcaggagctgggagaagcgacgggagctcactccgtcgcgtggatttgatcttatgactgctggtcttccgaccttgcagcagaggcttctgcagtttaacccgcagtgccaccacatcgtCAAACAAATTAAGTgtggtcaagtcaattccaacttaatgAGGACTCATTGCAGGATTTTTCATAAATGGCTTACCATCGCCTTCTTCTGAAGGCTAtctggggctatgcagcttgcccaaggctatacaggctggcccCCAGgcggcatttgggggggggggggaatcaaactctaacttgtggctccatggccagatactCAACTTGCTGAGCTGTCCACccagctgttttatttattaggTCACAAAAAATAATTTAGAAGGCAAGCTTTTGAACCAAAATTTGAGatagaggaggaacagaaaatttCAGAAATTTGCCTGGCCTTTTATTGCAATAGTCACATCTCAAAATGGAGGACCATGGGTTTGAAGAATCAGTTTGAGGTGTGGTGCCCTGAGGTTATACTTTCAGAGGTAGATTCCATACATAGATTTCTCTTTCTATAGGCATGCAGGCACAGCTGTTCATCCCTTTGTAGTTGAATCACAAGACTTTTCTGCGAACTTGGTACAAAAGTATCAGTAGCATACCAATCCTCACATCATCAGTGCTGGAGATTTGGGTGGTTCTGTTTTGCCTAGTGCAGTGCCCAAAATTAATATCCACCTTTAAAATAGTAAGCGGGTAGAAAATAGTAAAATTAAAGGGAGCAAACCAAACAAAAGGCCCTGTCTAAAGCATTTATGTTGGAAGAAGACTGTCCTAAGAGCATGTGTATAGACCGGTAATAAGGGCCCAGACCCATCGCTTCCGAAAGCTTGATCTGGGAAGCAAAGCCACACCTGCCATGGCTAGTCACCTCCTATTTAGCCCAACCTACCTTGTTACAGTTAGTTGTGCAGCTAAAATGGATGGGAGGGAAGGACCCTGTACAACACGGAAAGCCCATTAGGTCCAGGCTGAGGCATAAACGTTAAAGCTGGTAATGAAAATGGTAAACATACATATCTAGCGAAGAAATTTCATAATTTAGGAGCCTTCACAGAAAAGTGTGATTCTCTGCTCTTTATAAAATCTCACCTAAGATGACTGGACTATTGAggtttatggagaaagtcagggtTACTAGAGAATGGCCTCTACTTGAGATACCAATAGGCAGGTTAGTATGAGAAGAGTTGGGCCTTAACCCATTTGGGGTTTGACTAACATTTTAAATTCATGGTGAGGGGCAAATGGAAGTGAGAAACTAAGATGTTTGCCGTATACAAACCTCTGGGGTGTACATCATCACGCCTACTATTTTTTTCACTGCCCTCTCTCAGGGATGCGTTGGATGCCCTCGGCCTGAAGCGCTACTGCTGTCGGCGGATGCTTCTGTCTCATGTGGATTTGATTGAGAAGCTGCTGAACTATGCACCCTTGGAGAAGTAGCGTTAACACCCTGAACACAAGGAGGCTGGGACATCTCTATCTCTctcgtgcgcgcgcacacacatcaTTGCTGTTTCATAGGTTTTTCTGAAGGTGTATTTAGTGCAGGAAGGGTTCCCTTTCATTCAGTGATGTGCAATAAAGAGTATGAATTGCATGGACGTGAAATTGGTCTCTTTTGCTCCTGAAGGTTTGATTCAGTGGCAGGTAGGTGAAGATCGATTTCAGTAGTATTTTCAGGCTTGAGGAGGTTCTTGAGAAGATGCTTTCTGTATACAAAAAGCTACCTTTCCAAGTTTTGCATGATATTGTGCTCTGAAAACTGATATAGTCCATTTTGTTGTCATCTATCTAGAACAGGTAACTGGGATACtgcctttatttttaaactggcaATTTTCATATTTCTGTTCCCAAAGGCATTTTAGCGGgtttggaaagggggaaaagaagcaaaTCATGATTACATTGTAACAGGTTTACTTGCCCTTTCTAAACTAGAAACTAAGCTAGGTTGGCAGAATAAGTGTAGACATACCCATGAAAAGCAGCCATATTAGACAGAAGGCTGAAGTGTAGATTTTCCATTGTCAAACTGTTGTTAAGTAACTGCAGCAATctatggtgcctcgcttaacgagtgccccgtttaacgactaaTCCACataccgatgaagattttgcgatcgcaaaacaatgttttgcgTATGCCCCATTTTCGCGTAGCTGATCGACAGGGCTTccggatgatcgcggggaagcgctctcccccccccatcatcccgaagccccgccgatcagctgcacGAAAATGCAGGCTTCGGGAAGATGGGGGGGAGAAGGGATTCCCCCCATCCTCCcgagctgggcgaaaatgcgggcttcgggaggatggggagggaagccattccttcccccagctgaccagtgGGGGCTTCGGAGACTGGGGTGAAggggtggctgggggagagccAGGAAGCaaggcaaggcccgggtgttccggcagccCTCCTCCCAGCGGTGGCGGCAGAGATGGGGGTGATTGGTGGCTCGGGGAGAGCCGGGAatcagggcaaggcccgggtgttccggcggccctcctcccgagCCCTCGCTTGCCCGCTGCCCAAGGACACCCGGtgtctcccaggctggctggctggcggtgctttgtcatgattggttccctgccgatcatggcaaagcaatgcttttttaacagctgatcggtggtttcaaaatggccgcccactgttttctggacggattcctcgctcaagaggcaccgaaaatggccgcccctatggaggatcttcgctgaacggtgagtttttgccccataggaatgcattaaacagggttttttgttccgtttagcgacgtttccggatagcacCGCTTTACATGATTCTAATTGCTTGCTATTATACTGCCCTTCAGTTGTATTTCTAGAGTTGTATACAAATTGGATGACTTAAAGCTGCATTTCCTAAATACATTGTGGAAATCCTCATGACCATCTGCAATTCCACAGGGACTGCTTTATTGTCGCAGTCTCACAACTTTACACTGGGCATTGCTGTAAAATAGCTTCTCAGCAGAAGCTGCCAAGTACGTGAGAAATCTGCATTTCAATTAAGTGGCATAAAGCCactgtgcatgcatacacatacgTACGTGGTTAGATGGTTCTTTCTGTTCCTCTGccagttcttttccttttatacCATGCTACTGAGCAAATAAATTGCACTACCCAAGTTTTGACCCTCGTGGGGAACTATAAAATGTTGGTTCTAATTCAACAACTGGGACTACTCTTATGCTCCTCCTGCTTGAGCTGAAAGACACAGGACTAGAAAGAATGGGTTTATCTTTGAATATAAATCAAAGGGCTATTTGGTTAGATGGttagctttttttccccaagaagggGTGAACAATTGGTTTCAacctctttattttttatttcctcatGAATGTAACCATATAAAAACCATAAGTTATGAAAGTCACACAAATTGTCAGCTTTCCAAGGgcacaggattaaaaaaaaaaacaccactcccACCCACCCTATACTGTAGATCGAAACCAAATGTAAGAGGGAGAAGTACAAAACTGTCAGTGAAAAAAACACTCACAAAATGGAGATGCCTTTTCCGCCCTCAAACATCTCTGTATGccctcttggttttttttaaaaaaattttgttggaacgcccccccccccccgactggaCGCTGGATAGAGAGGTTTAGATTGGAAAAAACCGAGCAGCATTTGATTAGAGGGGAGGAGATGCCGAAGAGCAGAATTATTCTGGAAATTGGGGTGGGAGAGAGCAAATTCTAGGCAACACAGTGCGATAGAGGTCAACAATGATTTcaactaacaaaaataaaaattcatgatGGAAGTCTGCTGTTGGCCCTCAGGACAAACGGACGGATGGACATACCACGTGCGCGTCTTAAATTGTGCTAACAGCCTCAGTTCCTGGCTGGGGGAGAAGGGGAGGATTTCGAAAATGAGGGGCAATGGAGTTGAGGGGGGGCATCTTGGCTATTTTCCCCCTAGCCTCTAATACTGACCCTCTCCTTGCTGGCCCAGAGTTGTAGCAACAGGAAACTACACAATGAAATGAATTAGTGATACGCCAACAGAATAAGACAAGGAGGGTTAGCTCTGGGTGCAAGGTcggctggaggaggaagagaaacactGGCGGGAGGCAGAGGGGCTAACGCATCCGGTAATCCGTTGAACAGGACAGCTCACACAACTGGCCCTTGAAGTCCAGATCAATGGTGAAGTCCAGATCTCGCTGCAAgcgaaaagagaaaaggaaagttaTTAGAAAATACAGTTTCCTCAAGATGCTCTTCCCTCCAACAAGTCCCACTTTCTCCTCCATCCCAAAAGGGGCAGAACAGTCCTCTTCTTAATTGTGCAGCAAGAGCAATTCAATTCCCTTTTGAGCATCTCAATATTTGTTTTTGTAGCCAATACATCTCCAATTCACACAAACAGGCTGCTAGTAAATATGTGAAGGTTCACACCTAAACTTTAGAAGATCTAATAATCTTATGCACCACTTTTCTGCCCCCACCCCTCTGTTTGTCAAACCTGTTCTCTTAAATCCATCTGTTGCTGTTACTGGATGATTGGTTATGCCAAAAGTCAGGGATGTAGGGAGTGGAATGATAAGGGGGACTGAGGACATCTAAGGACTTGACTTTCTGCCTTTTCTCACAGTGGCCTTCTCTCCAGTCCGAAGCACCGCTTACCACTTCAGTACTGACAAATACACTAGGAACTACCCCCACTCCCAAAAGGGACCAGGAAATCTACTCCTGTTCTGAAAATCTGAATACTAAGAAAAGCATCAACTCCGTGGCCTTGATGCTGTTTCCACATGATCAGGCCAAAGTGACTCTCATCAAAATGTGTGCAAAAAGCTGGGGCTGGCTTCTGACATTCAAAAGTGAACAAATGGGGACCTGCAACAGATTCTTAAAGAAGAGTGCTCCTATTCGGGTTACCAGCCATGCCCTCCTTGCGTAAGCTGTTCCACGTCTCCCCTGCTATTAACACCCAGCTTACAACTTCCCACTGATATTCAATATAAGGTACCACAAAGGTCTGCTTCTGGGCCCCAGGTAATTCAGTCAACCTCGTGACTCCTCCACTCTCAAGTGTTCTGACACTTTGCTCTTGTTTCTTGGTTGCCCGGCTTCTGCTAGCACTCATTGCTTGAGTCTGCTATGAGAGGAAGCGTTTCTAGTACGGGGCAGGCATAAGAATAAGATTTCGATTCCTGACTCACGTTGTTCTTTGCGTTGGGCTTCATACCAATGGTGCCAAATATCTCTTCTCCTGTCTTCACTGTTAAGTAGTCCTCCATGTAAAAGACTGTCTGCTTCCAGTGAGTGTAGGGCGATTCGGGGCCTGTGAAGCAACAGGGAGGTGAAGTCAATGGGAAAGCACAAACTTAAGAGGTGAAGGCACATATACCCACTACCAAGTTTCCCTCTGTTTACACAGCTTAGCTTTTTCCAAGTTCCTTCACACTGTTgccagactcacaaagagtggTTATTTCTTCCCTGCCTTCATGCTTCAAAGTTTTGAAAGCCTACAATTTTGTAGGCTGGAAGGAAGCCCAGTCTCATAGTTACCAAACAAACTAGTTCCTGCTTACAACCAAGCCACTGTTTGCCGGCAACATCACATTCTTCCCAAAGGTTCTGGCTAATTCTAACCTATTACTAGTTAGGTTCTTATGGTAGATGATTTCAGAATCACAAGGTCCAGTCCTCCCCACTACCAAATCCTTACTCTAAAGCCAAAGCACCCACACAGAACTCATTAAACCATCAGCCTTCGCCTGCTCGTTTCCCAAATCAAAACCATGCTCCTTACTGGTGGAGAATCCGGTGCGC of Pogona vitticeps strain Pit_001003342236 chromosome 6, PviZW2.1, whole genome shotgun sequence contains these proteins:
- the LOC110078469 gene encoding DNA-directed RNA polymerases I, II, and III subunit RPABC5, giving the protein MIIPVRCFTCGKVVGNKWEAYLGLLQAEYTEGDALDALGLKRYCCRRMLLSHVDLIEKLLNYAPLEK